A single window of Solanum dulcamara chromosome 5, daSolDulc1.2, whole genome shotgun sequence DNA harbors:
- the LOC129888365 gene encoding carotenoid 9,10(9',10')-cleavage dioxygenase 1-like isoform X2 produces MAFCSCTFKVNCSFQRPSIPAKVEDLKGSIPSALKPLSRDLVHFPVVAGIPKAVKETCFKLLDTFVDFVFEFVDQPLLPSQSNFAPVEEIGEAVRVTTVEGKIPDDFPEGVYIRNGSNPLFGGLKSTKSIFGKSSHVWVEGEGMLHALHFTREKRRVTWNMFYNNKHVQTDTFKMEIHRKKPGFLPAVEGDSPAILLAYALNVLRFGTANKYLSNTNIFEHSKKYYSIAENHFPQEIDIYSLETLGNWNVNGAWDRPFTSHPKKAPGTNELVIMGIYPRKPYFELGVISADGKKIVHKVDLKFNRCSLCHDMGVTERYNVIMDFPLTIDINRLIRGDSLIKYDKDGYARIGVMPRYGDANSVRWFDVQPSCVFHLINCFEDNDEVVVRGCRARESILPRPDPKVKRFERFSKGSEETSSTKNENESLEELFFFRVYEWRLNMRTGKVKEKNVITKFFMEFPMINEKFIGLRNKFCYLQVVDIEASSTSDGLVKYGGLAKLQFGEDMELIKVEYHMLPEGNFCSGATFVPKPQGICS; encoded by the exons ATGGCCTTTTGTAGTTGTACATTTAAGGTAAATTGCTCTTTTCAAAGGCCTTCAATTCCAGCCAAAGTTGAGGACTTGAAAGGCTCAATTCCCTCTGCTTTGAAG CCATTATCGAGGGATTTGGTGCATTTTCCAGTTGTAGCTGGCATTCCAAAAGCTGTGAAAGAAACTTGTTTCAAATTATTAGATACCTTTGTGGACTTTGTATTTGAATTTGTTGATCAGCCATTACTTCCATCTCAG AGTAATTTTGCACCAGTGGAAGAGATTGGAGAAGCTGTTCGAGTAACTACAGTGGAAGGGAAAATTCCAGATGATTTTCCGGAGGGTGTTTACATAAGAAATG GCTCAAATCCTCTGTTTGGAGGTCTCAAATCGACCAAGTCCATATTTGGAAAATCAAGCCATGTATGGGTTGAAGGGGAAGGAATGCTTCATGCTTTGCACTTCACTAgagaaaaaagaagagtgaCTTGGAATATGTTCTACAATAACAAACACGTCCAAACGGACACTTTCAAGATGGAAATACATAGAAAGAAACCTGGTTTTCTTCCTGCTGTTGAAGGGGATTCTCCTGCCATTTTACTGGCTTATGCTTTAAATGTG TTGAGATTTGGCACGGCAAACAAATATCTAAgcaatacaaatatttttgagCACTCAAAGAAATACTACTCTATTGCTGAAAATCATTTTCCTCAAGAGATAGACATATATTCCCTTGAAACATTAGGTAATTGGAATGTCAATGGAGCTTGGGATCGACCATTCACAAGTCATCCAAAG AAAGCCCCTGGAACCAACGAACTTGTTATAATGGGGATATATCCAAGAAAGCCATACTTTGAGCTAGGAGTCATTTCAG CTGATGGCAAGAAAATAGTTCACAAGGTGGATCTCAAGTTCAATAGGTGCAGCCTATGCCACGACATGGGAGTTACAGAAAG GTACAACGTGATCATGGATTTTCCTCTAACTATTGACATAAATCGACTCATTAGGGGAGATTC ATTAATAAAGTATGATAAAGATGGTTATGCGCGAATTGGAGTAATGCCACGATATGGTGATGCGAATTCCGTTAGATGGTTTGATGTTCAACCTAGTTGTGTATTTCACCTAATAAATTGTTTTGAAGACAACGATGAG GTGGTTGTACGGGGATGCAGAGCTCGTGAATCAATATTACCAAGACCTGACCCCAAAGTCAAAAGATTCGAGAGATTTTCCAAAGGGTCTGAAGAGACAAGTTCCACAAAAAACGAGAATGAATCTTTAGAAGAATTGTTCTTTTTTCGTGTTTATGAATGGAGACTAAACATGAGAACGGGAAAAGTAAAGGAGAAAAATGTCATAACTAAGTTCTTTATGGAATTCCCTATGATCAATGAAAAGTTCATTGGTCTAAGAAACAAATTTTGTTACCTACAAGTGGTAGATATAGAAGCCAGCTCCACTTCAG ATGGATTAGTTAAATACGGAGGGCTTGCCAAACTTCAATTTGGAGAAGATATGGAATTGATTAAAGTTGAGTATCATATGTTGCCAGAGGGCAATTTTTGTAGTGGAGCAACCTTTGTTCCAAAACCTCAAG GTATATGTAGTTGA
- the LOC129888365 gene encoding carotenoid 9,10(9',10')-cleavage dioxygenase 1-like isoform X1: protein MAFCSCTFKVNCSFQRPSIPAKVEDLKGSIPSALKPLSRDLVHFPVVAGIPKAVKETCFKLLDTFVDFVFEFVDQPLLPSQSNFAPVEEIGEAVRVTTVEGKIPDDFPEGVYIRNGSNPLFGGLKSTKSIFGKSSHVWVEGEGMLHALHFTREKRRVTWNMFYNNKHVQTDTFKMEIHRKKPGFLPAVEGDSPAILLAYALNVLRFGTANKYLSNTNIFEHSKKYYSIAENHFPQEIDIYSLETLGNWNVNGAWDRPFTSHPKKAPGTNELVIMGIYPRKPYFELGVISADGKKIVHKVDLKFNRCSLCHDMGVTERYNVIMDFPLTIDINRLIRGDSLIKYDKDGYARIGVMPRYGDANSVRWFDVQPSCVFHLINCFEDNDEVVVRGCRARESILPRPDPKVKRFERFSKGSEETSSTKNENESLEELFFFRVYEWRLNMRTGKVKEKNVITKFFMEFPMINEKFIGLRNKFCYLQVVDIEASSTSDGLVKYGGLAKLQFGEDMELIKVEYHMLPEGNFCSGATFVPKPQGIDEDDGWLVTFTHNENTNTSQVYVVDAKKFATHPIATIKIPSRVPYGFHGAFMPL from the exons ATGGCCTTTTGTAGTTGTACATTTAAGGTAAATTGCTCTTTTCAAAGGCCTTCAATTCCAGCCAAAGTTGAGGACTTGAAAGGCTCAATTCCCTCTGCTTTGAAG CCATTATCGAGGGATTTGGTGCATTTTCCAGTTGTAGCTGGCATTCCAAAAGCTGTGAAAGAAACTTGTTTCAAATTATTAGATACCTTTGTGGACTTTGTATTTGAATTTGTTGATCAGCCATTACTTCCATCTCAG AGTAATTTTGCACCAGTGGAAGAGATTGGAGAAGCTGTTCGAGTAACTACAGTGGAAGGGAAAATTCCAGATGATTTTCCGGAGGGTGTTTACATAAGAAATG GCTCAAATCCTCTGTTTGGAGGTCTCAAATCGACCAAGTCCATATTTGGAAAATCAAGCCATGTATGGGTTGAAGGGGAAGGAATGCTTCATGCTTTGCACTTCACTAgagaaaaaagaagagtgaCTTGGAATATGTTCTACAATAACAAACACGTCCAAACGGACACTTTCAAGATGGAAATACATAGAAAGAAACCTGGTTTTCTTCCTGCTGTTGAAGGGGATTCTCCTGCCATTTTACTGGCTTATGCTTTAAATGTG TTGAGATTTGGCACGGCAAACAAATATCTAAgcaatacaaatatttttgagCACTCAAAGAAATACTACTCTATTGCTGAAAATCATTTTCCTCAAGAGATAGACATATATTCCCTTGAAACATTAGGTAATTGGAATGTCAATGGAGCTTGGGATCGACCATTCACAAGTCATCCAAAG AAAGCCCCTGGAACCAACGAACTTGTTATAATGGGGATATATCCAAGAAAGCCATACTTTGAGCTAGGAGTCATTTCAG CTGATGGCAAGAAAATAGTTCACAAGGTGGATCTCAAGTTCAATAGGTGCAGCCTATGCCACGACATGGGAGTTACAGAAAG GTACAACGTGATCATGGATTTTCCTCTAACTATTGACATAAATCGACTCATTAGGGGAGATTC ATTAATAAAGTATGATAAAGATGGTTATGCGCGAATTGGAGTAATGCCACGATATGGTGATGCGAATTCCGTTAGATGGTTTGATGTTCAACCTAGTTGTGTATTTCACCTAATAAATTGTTTTGAAGACAACGATGAG GTGGTTGTACGGGGATGCAGAGCTCGTGAATCAATATTACCAAGACCTGACCCCAAAGTCAAAAGATTCGAGAGATTTTCCAAAGGGTCTGAAGAGACAAGTTCCACAAAAAACGAGAATGAATCTTTAGAAGAATTGTTCTTTTTTCGTGTTTATGAATGGAGACTAAACATGAGAACGGGAAAAGTAAAGGAGAAAAATGTCATAACTAAGTTCTTTATGGAATTCCCTATGATCAATGAAAAGTTCATTGGTCTAAGAAACAAATTTTGTTACCTACAAGTGGTAGATATAGAAGCCAGCTCCACTTCAG ATGGATTAGTTAAATACGGAGGGCTTGCCAAACTTCAATTTGGAGAAGATATGGAATTGATTAAAGTTGAGTATCATATGTTGCCAGAGGGCAATTTTTGTAGTGGAGCAACCTTTGTTCCAAAACCTCAAGGTATTGATGAGGATGATGGTTGGCTTGTGACATTCACACACAATGAAAATACAAATACATCTCAA GTATATGTAGTTGATGCAAAGAAATTTGCAACACACCCTATTGCCACAATCAAAATACCAAGTAGAGTGCCTTATGGATTTCATGGAGCTTTCATGCCTTTATAA